Proteins encoded by one window of Bacteroidia bacterium:
- the murC gene encoding UDP-N-acetylmuramate--L-alanine ligase, with translation MKFDNITHVYFVGIGGIGMSALARYFKAVGKNVAGYDRTQTVLTAELVAENIEVHFSDDVQAIPEAFKDVNKRSNILVVYTPAIPKDHSELNFFRQQEFAVVKRSQVLGVITSMHKTLAVAGTHGKTTTSSILAHILKTADFNVAAFLGGIARNYNSNIILPTSEHDVINVVEADEFDRSFLTLFPFAAAITSMDADHLDIYGSGEELIRTYQQFASQVEEKGLLALRKGLRMQPVKALTKFYAAGTQSDFYADKISIRNHRYWFNFHSQDGVIEDISLGLPGRHNVENAVAAIALAMHVGVKEDAIRAALQGYKGVKRRFDIRFSDTHCTFIDDYAHHPQELRAAIMSVRELFEGKKITGIFQPHLFSRTRDFAEEFATSLALLDEIILLDIYPARELPLEGITASWLMNKINHANKILLNKADVLDYINKHEPEVLITLGAGDIDTLVTPIQQLLERKYSVHEFKNHKQ, from the coding sequence ATGAAATTCGATAACATAACACATGTTTATTTTGTCGGAATTGGCGGCATTGGAATGAGTGCGCTTGCGCGTTATTTTAAAGCTGTAGGAAAGAATGTTGCAGGCTATGACAGAACACAAACAGTTTTAACGGCTGAGTTAGTAGCCGAAAACATTGAGGTGCATTTTAGTGATGATGTGCAGGCAATTCCTGAAGCATTTAAAGATGTAAACAAACGAAGCAATATTCTCGTTGTTTACACACCTGCAATACCAAAAGACCATTCAGAACTTAATTTTTTCCGTCAGCAGGAGTTTGCTGTTGTAAAACGCTCTCAGGTTTTAGGGGTAATTACATCAATGCATAAAACACTTGCAGTGGCAGGCACACACGGTAAAACCACCACGTCAAGTATTTTAGCTCATATTCTGAAAACAGCTGACTTTAATGTTGCTGCTTTTCTGGGAGGAATAGCAAGAAATTATAACAGCAACATTATTCTTCCAACAAGTGAACATGATGTTATTAATGTGGTAGAAGCAGATGAGTTTGATCGCTCCTTTCTTACCTTGTTTCCTTTTGCTGCTGCCATTACAAGTATGGATGCCGACCATCTGGATATTTATGGAAGTGGCGAAGAGCTGATAAGAACCTATCAGCAATTTGCATCACAGGTTGAGGAGAAAGGGTTGCTTGCTTTGCGAAAAGGATTGAGAATGCAACCGGTTAAGGCATTAACGAAGTTCTATGCTGCCGGTACACAATCCGACTTCTATGCCGATAAGATTTCAATCCGCAATCATCGTTATTGGTTTAACTTTCATTCACAAGATGGAGTTATTGAAGATATTTCTCTGGGTCTTCCCGGTCGTCATAATGTTGAAAATGCCGTTGCAGCAATTGCACTTGCAATGCATGTTGGTGTTAAAGAAGATGCTATTCGTGCGGCACTGCAGGGTTATAAGGGTGTAAAACGCAGATTCGATATCAGATTCTCTGACACTCATTGTACTTTTATTGATGACTATGCCCATCATCCTCAGGAATTACGTGCAGCCATCATGTCGGTTCGTGAATTGTTTGAAGGGAAAAAAATTACTGGCATCTTTCAGCCTCATTTGTTTTCACGCACTCGTGATTTTGCAGAGGAGTTTGCCACAAGCCTGGCTTTGCTCGATGAAATAATTCTTCTTGATATTTATCCTGCCCGTGAGCTACCGCTGGAAGGTATCACTGCTTCGTGGCTGATGAATAAGATTAATCATGCCAATAAAATTTTATTGAACAAGGCCGATGTTTTGGATTATATCAATAAACATGAACCCGAAGTGCTCATTACCTTAGGGGCAGGTGATATTGACACCTTAGTAACACCCATTCAGCAGTTGCTCGAAAGAAAATATTCAGTACACGAGTTTAAAAACCATAAACAATGA
- the mraY gene encoding phospho-N-acetylmuramoyl-pentapeptide-transferase, with product MLYYLFEYLDQHTDLPGMGVFKYISFRAALAIMFSLLFSFILGRTIITYLHRKQVGETIRDLGLDGQVQKQGTPTMGGLIILSAILIPTFLLAKLHNVYIILMLISTVWLGAIGFLDDYIKVFKKDKKGLAGKFKVLGQIGLGLIVGSVLYFNDHVVVREKATRSAVTWHHDNTLVDDLQSQEGVLFSTTNIKSTKTTIPFFKNNEFDYASLLGWLGDGYKNLAWLIFIPVVIIIVTAVSNGANITDGIDGLAAGSSGIIGLVLAVFAYVSGNTVFANYLNIMYIPNTGELLIFMSAFVGACVGFLWFNAYPAQVFMGDTGSLALGGIIAVFAIAIRKELMIPVICGIFLIENLSVMMQVSYFKYTKKKFGEGRRIFKMSPLHHHYQKLGYHESKIVTRFWIVGIMLAVISLVTLKLR from the coding sequence ATGCTATACTATCTCTTTGAATATTTAGACCAACATACAGATTTGCCCGGAATGGGAGTGTTTAAGTACATCTCCTTCAGAGCAGCATTGGCAATCATGTTTTCACTATTGTTTTCTTTTATTCTCGGAAGAACGATAATTACTTATCTGCATAGAAAGCAAGTTGGAGAAACCATTCGTGATCTCGGCCTTGACGGACAAGTGCAAAAACAAGGCACACCAACAATGGGCGGTTTGATTATTCTTTCAGCGATACTTATTCCAACATTTTTATTAGCAAAGCTGCATAATGTTTACATCATTCTGATGTTGATTTCGACAGTATGGCTGGGCGCAATAGGTTTCCTTGACGACTATATTAAAGTATTTAAGAAAGATAAAAAAGGTCTTGCCGGAAAATTTAAAGTTCTCGGACAGATTGGACTTGGTCTCATCGTTGGCAGTGTTTTGTATTTTAATGACCATGTAGTTGTTCGCGAAAAAGCTACACGTTCTGCAGTTACCTGGCATCATGACAATACGTTGGTTGATGATCTTCAAAGTCAGGAAGGTGTCTTGTTTTCAACCACAAATATTAAATCAACAAAAACCACAATACCTTTTTTCAAGAACAATGAGTTTGACTATGCATCATTGTTGGGGTGGCTGGGTGATGGCTATAAAAATTTAGCATGGCTTATTTTTATTCCTGTGGTAATTATTATTGTTACTGCAGTTTCTAATGGCGCAAACATTACAGATGGTATTGACGGACTTGCCGCAGGAAGTTCAGGTATTATTGGTTTAGTATTAGCGGTTTTTGCTTACGTATCAGGTAATACCGTTTTCGCTAATTACCTCAACATAATGTATATTCCTAATACAGGCGAGTTGCTGATTTTTATGTCGGCATTCGTTGGTGCATGTGTTGGATTTTTATGGTTCAATGCCTATCCGGCACAGGTGTTTATGGGCGACACCGGAAGCCTTGCCTTGGGTGGCATTATCGCAGTATTTGCTATTGCCATCAGAAAAGAATTGATGATTCCTGTAATCTGCGGAATTTTTCTCATCGAAAATCTTTCTGTAATGATGCAGGTAAGTTATTTTAAATATACAAAGAAAAAATTTGGTGAGGGCAGACGCATTTTTAAAATGTCACCGTTGCATCACCACTACCAGAAACTTGGTTATCATGAGTCAAAAATTGTAACCCGTTTTTGGATTGTTGGAATTATGCTGGCTGTAATAAGTCTGGTAACATTAAAACTTCGATAG
- the murD gene encoding UDP-N-acetylmuramoyl-L-alanine--D-glutamate ligase encodes MSKNKRIAILGAAESGVGAAILAQKQGYDVFVSDLSRISDKYKTHLTERNIQFEEGRHTDNLILNADEIIKSPGIPDKAEVIKKIKSANINIVSEIEFASRFTNAKMIAITGTNGKSTTTLLTHHILENAGVSVGLAGNIGKSFAWQVAEETFDHYVLELSSFQLDDMYTFKADIAVLLNITPDHLDRYEYSIQNYIDSKFRIIQNQTAEDAFIYCFDDAVVKTEVLKRNPLATCYPFSIKQDEGMSAYVNDNNLYLNIHNNLFTMSIFELALQGKHNLYNSMAAGVAARILDIRKESIRESFADFRNAEHRMEFVNTVHGIDFINDSKATNVNSAWFALESMQKPVVWILGGVDKGNEYEMLNDLVKEKVKAIVCLGKDNKKIHEAFGGIVSDITDTLSASEAVSVAYQKGKKGDVVLLSPCCASFDLFKNYEDRGRQFKAAVKAL; translated from the coding sequence ATGTCAAAAAACAAACGCATAGCTATACTGGGTGCTGCAGAAAGTGGCGTGGGCGCAGCCATTCTTGCACAGAAGCAGGGCTATGATGTTTTTGTGTCTGACCTTTCACGTATTTCCGATAAGTATAAAACACATCTTACAGAGAGAAATATTCAGTTTGAAGAAGGTCGCCACACCGACAACCTGATTCTTAATGCAGATGAGATAATTAAAAGCCCGGGTATTCCCGATAAGGCAGAAGTGATTAAGAAAATCAAGAGTGCAAACATCAATATCGTTTCAGAAATTGAATTTGCTTCAAGATTCACCAATGCCAAAATGATTGCAATCACAGGTACCAATGGCAAGTCAACTACAACTTTGCTTACTCATCATATCCTTGAAAACGCTGGAGTAAGTGTAGGTCTAGCCGGAAATATTGGAAAGAGTTTTGCCTGGCAGGTGGCAGAAGAAACTTTTGATCATTATGTGTTGGAGCTAAGCAGCTTTCAGCTTGATGATATGTACACTTTCAAAGCGGATATTGCTGTGTTGCTCAACATTACTCCCGATCATCTTGACCGCTATGAGTATTCAATACAAAATTATATTGACTCAAAATTCAGGATCATACAAAATCAAACGGCTGAAGATGCATTTATCTATTGCTTTGATGATGCTGTTGTAAAAACAGAAGTTCTGAAAAGAAATCCTTTAGCAACATGCTATCCTTTTTCAATCAAGCAGGATGAGGGCATGAGTGCTTATGTAAATGACAATAACTTATATCTGAACATACACAATAATCTATTTACTATGTCAATTTTCGAACTAGCCTTACAGGGCAAACACAACCTCTATAACAGTATGGCTGCCGGTGTTGCAGCACGCATACTCGACATTCGCAAAGAATCTATTCGCGAAAGTTTTGCCGATTTTCGCAATGCCGAACATCGGATGGAGTTCGTAAATACCGTACACGGTATTGATTTTATCAACGATTCAAAAGCAACCAATGTAAACAGTGCATGGTTTGCGTTGGAGAGTATGCAGAAACCTGTTGTTTGGATTCTGGGTGGTGTTGATAAAGGTAATGAATATGAAATGCTCAACGATCTTGTAAAAGAGAAAGTGAAAGCTATCGTTTGTCTTGGTAAAGACAATAAAAAAATACATGAAGCCTTCGGAGGTATTGTAAGCGATATTACCGATACCTTGTCTGCAAGTGAAGCCGTAAGTGTTGCTTATCAAAAAGGTAAAAAGGGTGATGTGGTTTTGTTGTCGCCATGCTGTGCAAGTTTCGATTTGTTTAAAAATTACGAAGACCGTGGCCGTCAGTTTAAAGCTGCTGTAAAAGCACTTTAA
- a CDS encoding FtsW/RodA/SpoVE family cell cycle protein gives MNWIETYFKGDRIIWIVVILLSLMSLMAVYSSTGTLAYKYQEGNTEYYLFKHGIIVFLGFGIMYFTHLVKYTFYAKISRIAIFLAIPLLLLTLLTGTNLNEASRWLTLPVINLSFQTSDLAKIALLLYVARSLSKNQDNIKDFKSAFLPVILPVCIICGLILPANFSTAAVLFTTCLVLMFFGRINFKYILSLIGIGCVGLGLFLLIASFSGYEGRIGTWKKRIENFSNGNDQGNYQTQQAKIAIASGGVFGKGPGQSTQRNFLPHPYSDFIFAIIIEEYGFVGGMAIVVLYLLLFYRAVVIVRKSPFAFATLLAIGCAFSLVFQAMINMAVAVNLFPVTGQPLPMLSMGGTSIWFTSIAVGIILSVSRNVEQEDLKTGVAHAAA, from the coding sequence ATGAATTGGATAGAAACATATTTTAAAGGTGACCGCATCATTTGGATTGTTGTAATACTACTTTCCTTAATGTCGCTGATGGCTGTTTATAGTTCTACAGGAACTTTGGCATATAAGTATCAGGAAGGCAATACGGAGTATTATTTATTTAAACATGGTATTATAGTCTTTCTGGGTTTTGGTATCATGTATTTTACACATCTTGTAAAATATACTTTCTATGCAAAAATTTCACGAATAGCTATTTTTCTTGCCATCCCGCTTTTGTTACTTACACTGCTAACAGGTACTAATCTTAATGAAGCATCACGTTGGCTGACACTTCCTGTAATCAATCTTTCGTTTCAGACATCAGACTTAGCAAAGATTGCTTTGTTATTGTATGTTGCGCGATCGCTTTCTAAAAATCAGGATAACATCAAAGATTTTAAGTCTGCTTTTCTTCCTGTTATTTTACCTGTGTGTATTATCTGCGGATTAATTCTTCCGGCTAACTTTTCAACTGCGGCAGTATTGTTTACTACCTGTCTTGTGCTGATGTTTTTCGGTCGTATAAATTTCAAGTATATACTTTCTTTGATAGGCATTGGTTGTGTAGGATTGGGTTTGTTTTTACTGATTGCTTCATTTTCCGGATATGAAGGAAGAATTGGAACCTGGAAAAAACGTATTGAAAATTTCAGCAATGGAAATGATCAGGGAAATTATCAGACGCAACAGGCAAAAATTGCAATTGCATCGGGTGGTGTTTTTGGTAAAGGTCCCGGGCAGAGTACACAAAGAAACTTTCTTCCACACCCTTATTCCGATTTTATTTTTGCAATCATTATTGAAGAGTATGGCTTTGTGGGTGGTATGGCAATAGTGGTGCTTTATCTGTTGCTGTTTTATCGTGCAGTCGTCATTGTGCGAAAGAGCCCCTTTGCTTTTGCAACATTACTTGCCATAGGATGTGCATTCAGTCTGGTTTTTCAGGCTATGATAAATATGGCTGTTGCGGTAAATCTTTTTCCGGTAACGGGTCAGCCATTGCCGATGTTGAGTATGGGTGGAACTTCAATTTGGTTTACCAGTATTGCCGTTGGTATTATTCTTAGTGTCAGCCGGAATGTTGAACAGGAAGATTTAAAGACAGGAGTAGCACATGCAGCAGCCTGA
- the murG gene encoding undecaprenyldiphospho-muramoylpentapeptide beta-N-acetylglucosaminyltransferase has translation MQQPDIKVIISGGGTGGHIFPALAIANAIKSARPQAEILFVGAKGRMEMEKVPAAGYKIEGLWISGIKRELTIDNLSFPFKVLSSISKAMHIIKEFKPNAAVGVGGYASGPLLYAASLKKIPCLIQEQNSYPGITNKILAKRVQKICVAYEGMDKYFPASKIILTGNPVRENVLMLEGKFDEAMSFFNFDPSQKTLLIVGGSQGARSINRSVLAGLEKLKAAGVQLIWQTGKLFYEEAQQAVTKAGFEKARVFDFIARMDFAYAAANLVVSRAGASTVSELTLTGKPSVMVPLPTAAEDHQTKNIEAMVKKDAAVLVKDADALQHLVDTALKIINDTDRLKQLSVNTAAMALPHAAQKIADEVIAMASQHAVQNLKHVTAGT, from the coding sequence ATGCAGCAGCCTGATATAAAAGTTATCATCAGTGGAGGAGGTACAGGAGGACATATTTTTCCTGCACTTGCTATTGCCAATGCAATTAAAAGTGCAAGACCTCAGGCTGAAATACTTTTTGTTGGTGCTAAAGGCCGCATGGAAATGGAAAAAGTTCCTGCTGCCGGTTATAAAATTGAAGGACTTTGGATAAGCGGAATAAAACGAGAGCTGACAATAGATAATCTGTCATTCCCGTTTAAGGTGTTGTCGAGCATCAGTAAGGCAATGCATATTATAAAGGAATTTAAACCAAATGCTGCTGTGGGTGTCGGTGGTTATGCCAGCGGACCTTTGCTTTATGCAGCATCATTAAAAAAAATTCCATGTCTCATTCAGGAGCAGAATTCATATCCCGGAATCACTAATAAAATCCTTGCCAAACGTGTTCAAAAAATTTGTGTTGCCTATGAAGGTATGGATAAATATTTTCCGGCATCAAAAATTATTCTCACTGGAAATCCTGTAAGAGAAAATGTGCTCATGCTGGAAGGAAAGTTTGATGAGGCAATGTCGTTTTTTAATTTTGATCCTTCTCAAAAAACTTTACTCATTGTCGGTGGCAGTCAGGGAGCACGATCTATTAATAGAAGTGTACTTGCCGGACTTGAAAAACTAAAAGCTGCAGGCGTTCAACTGATATGGCAAACAGGCAAACTGTTTTATGAAGAAGCGCAACAGGCTGTGACAAAAGCAGGCTTTGAAAAAGCACGTGTTTTTGACTTTATTGCAAGAATGGATTTTGCCTATGCTGCTGCAAATTTAGTTGTGTCGCGTGCAGGCGCAAGTACAGTTTCTGAACTCACCCTGACAGGTAAACCTTCTGTTATGGTTCCCTTACCAACAGCAGCAGAGGACCATCAGACAAAGAATATTGAAGCCATGGTAAAAAAAGATGCAGCAGTTTTGGTGAAAGATGCCGATGCACTGCAGCATTTAGTGGATACTGCTTTAAAAATTATTAATGATACGGATCGTTTAAAACAACTTTCAGTCAATACAGCAGCAATGGCTTTGCCTCATGCTGCACAAAAAATTGCAGATGAAGTTATTGCTATGGCTTCTCAACATGCTGTGCAAAACCTTAAACATGTAACTGCCGGAACATGA